A region of Bacillus cabrialesii DNA encodes the following proteins:
- a CDS encoding DUF5392 family protein has product MNFYRVEQMPGFIKTEMQKIQKAVQPFMKKTVIYRFLAIPLAAFSLFNLAAFLFHASADRESLISAGIFALLAALGLAFFKEAGYQHKQVQKTVHIYMLNRIKKSDILSEERKNSYTRQIKEEPFAMRSFVEFLTEEDRRKKMYS; this is encoded by the coding sequence ATGAACTTTTACAGAGTCGAACAAATGCCGGGGTTCATTAAAACAGAAATGCAAAAAATCCAAAAGGCCGTACAGCCCTTCATGAAGAAAACCGTCATTTACCGTTTTCTTGCTATTCCGCTTGCTGCATTCTCTCTCTTTAATTTGGCTGCTTTTCTATTTCACGCTTCAGCAGACAGGGAATCTTTGATCAGTGCAGGCATTTTCGCCCTTCTGGCGGCGCTTGGGCTGGCATTTTTCAAAGAAGCAGGCTATCAGCATAAACAAGTTCAAAAAACGGTCCACATCTATATGCTGAACAGGATCAAAAAGAGCGACATCCTTTCAGAAGAGCGGAAAAACTCCTATACGCGCCAGATCAAGGAAGAACCGTTTGCGATGCGAAGTTTTGTGGAATTTTTGACTGAGGAAGACAGACGCAAGAAAATGTATTCATAA
- the ureC gene encoding urease subunit alpha has product MKMSREQYAELFGPTTGDKIRLGDTNLWIEVEKDFTVYGEEMIFGGGKTIRDGMGQNGRITGKDGALDLVITNVVLLDYTGIVKADVGVKDGRIVGVGKSGNPDIMDGVDPHMIIGAGTEVISGEGKILTAGGVDTHIHFICPQQMEVALSSGVTTLLGGGTGPATGSKATTCTSGAWYMARMLEAAEGFPINVGFLGKGNASDKAPLIEQVEAGAIGLKLHEDWGTTPSAIKTCMEVVDEADIQVAIHTDTINEAGFLENTLDAIGDRVIHTYHIEGAGGGHAPDIMKLASYANILPSSTTPTIPYTVNTMDEHLDMMMVCHHLDAKVPEDVAFSHSRIRAATIAAEDILHDIGAISMTSSDSQAMGRVGEVIIRTWQVADKMKKQRGALAGENGNDNVRAKRYVAKYTINPAITHGLSHEVGSVEKGKLADLVLWDPVFFGVKPELVLKGGMIARAQMGDPNASIPTPEPVFMRQMYASYGKANRSTSITFMSQASIERGVADRLGLEKRISPVKNIRKLSKLDMKLNSALPKIEVDPKTYQVFADGEELSCQPVDYVPLGQRYFLF; this is encoded by the coding sequence ATGAAAATGTCACGAGAGCAATATGCGGAGCTGTTTGGCCCGACAACGGGCGATAAAATCAGACTGGGCGATACGAATTTATGGATTGAAGTCGAAAAGGATTTCACTGTATATGGTGAAGAAATGATCTTCGGCGGCGGAAAAACGATCCGCGACGGCATGGGCCAAAACGGCAGAATCACAGGGAAAGACGGCGCTTTGGATTTGGTCATCACGAACGTCGTACTATTGGATTACACAGGCATTGTCAAAGCGGATGTCGGTGTGAAAGACGGCCGGATTGTCGGTGTTGGAAAAAGCGGAAACCCTGATATCATGGACGGAGTCGATCCGCATATGATCATCGGCGCGGGTACAGAGGTGATTTCCGGTGAAGGCAAAATCTTAACAGCTGGAGGAGTGGATACGCACATTCATTTTATTTGCCCTCAGCAGATGGAAGTTGCGCTTTCTTCTGGTGTGACGACACTTTTGGGAGGCGGAACAGGGCCCGCTACAGGAAGCAAAGCGACAACATGTACGTCCGGCGCGTGGTATATGGCGAGGATGCTGGAAGCGGCCGAGGGGTTTCCGATCAATGTCGGTTTCTTAGGAAAAGGGAATGCATCCGATAAAGCGCCGCTGATCGAGCAGGTGGAAGCAGGCGCCATCGGCCTTAAGCTTCATGAAGACTGGGGCACGACGCCAAGCGCCATCAAAACGTGTATGGAAGTTGTGGATGAGGCTGATATTCAAGTCGCCATCCATACCGATACGATTAACGAAGCGGGCTTTTTGGAAAACACGCTCGACGCGATCGGGGACCGGGTTATTCATACATATCACATTGAAGGAGCAGGCGGCGGCCACGCCCCGGATATTATGAAGCTCGCCTCTTACGCGAACATTCTGCCGTCATCCACAACGCCAACCATTCCTTACACCGTAAATACAATGGATGAGCATCTTGATATGATGATGGTCTGCCACCATTTAGATGCGAAGGTGCCTGAAGATGTCGCGTTCAGCCATTCCAGAATCAGAGCCGCGACCATTGCGGCAGAGGACATTCTCCATGATATCGGCGCGATCAGCATGACATCATCGGATTCCCAAGCGATGGGGCGTGTCGGTGAAGTCATCATCCGAACTTGGCAGGTAGCTGACAAAATGAAAAAGCAGCGCGGCGCTCTTGCCGGAGAAAACGGGAACGACAATGTGCGCGCAAAACGCTACGTTGCCAAATACACAATTAATCCGGCGATTACTCACGGGCTCAGCCATGAAGTCGGTTCGGTGGAAAAAGGGAAGCTCGCTGATCTCGTTCTGTGGGACCCGGTATTTTTCGGCGTAAAACCGGAACTGGTCTTAAAGGGCGGCATGATTGCCCGTGCGCAAATGGGAGATCCGAACGCGTCCATCCCGACGCCTGAACCGGTGTTTATGCGCCAGATGTATGCGTCTTACGGAAAAGCCAATCGCTCAACCTCTATTACATTTATGTCTCAGGCAAGCATTGAGCGGGGTGTGGCTGACAGGTTAGGGCTGGAGAAAAGAATTTCTCCTGTCAAAAATATCAGAAAGCTGAGCAAGCTGGATATGAAATTGAACTCAGCTTTGCCGAAGATCGAAGTTGATCCAAAAACCTATCAGGTCTTCGCTGATGGAGAGGAATTGTCTTGCCAGCCTGTCGATTACGTTCCGCTTGGACAAAGATATTTCTTATTCTGA
- the ureA gene encoding urease subunit gamma yields MKLTPVEQEKLLIFAAGELAKQRKARGVLLNYPEAAAYITCFIMEGARDGKGVAELMEAGRHVLTEKDVMEGVPEMLDSIQVEATFPDGVKLVTVHQPIAAEVKS; encoded by the coding sequence ATGAAACTGACACCGGTTGAACAAGAAAAATTGCTCATTTTTGCAGCGGGGGAATTAGCCAAACAGCGAAAGGCGCGGGGCGTTCTGCTCAACTACCCTGAGGCTGCCGCTTATATCACCTGCTTTATCATGGAAGGCGCACGTGATGGGAAGGGAGTAGCAGAGCTGATGGAAGCAGGCCGCCATGTGTTAACGGAAAAAGATGTGATGGAGGGTGTGCCTGAGATGCTCGACAGCATTCAGGTGGAGGCCACATTTCCGGACGGAGTGAAGCTTGTTACGGTTCATCAGCCAATTGCTGCGGAGGTGAAGTCATGA
- a CDS encoding NAD(P)-dependent oxidoreductase, with protein sequence MKIGIIGASGKAGKEILKEAKTRGHEVTAIVRNASKVQEQDIAILEKDVFELTAEDIKAFDAVVNAFGAAPGQEHLHVEAGRALISILKDAKNTRLLVVGGAGSLFVDEAKTLRLMDTTEFPKEYLPTASNQGENLKDLQQTDSIFWTFLSPAAFFDPAGKRTGSYQKGKDNVIVNAKGDSYISYADYAIAVLDELEQPAHKNERFTVVSEAE encoded by the coding sequence ATGAAAATTGGAATTATCGGTGCGAGCGGAAAAGCGGGAAAAGAGATTTTGAAAGAAGCGAAAACGAGAGGCCATGAAGTGACTGCTATCGTCCGAAACGCTTCAAAAGTGCAGGAACAAGACATAGCGATTTTGGAGAAAGATGTGTTTGAACTAACTGCGGAGGACATCAAAGCTTTCGACGCGGTCGTAAACGCTTTTGGAGCAGCTCCTGGCCAGGAACACCTTCATGTTGAGGCAGGAAGAGCGCTAATCAGCATTTTAAAGGACGCGAAAAACACAAGATTGCTTGTTGTCGGCGGAGCAGGAAGCCTGTTTGTTGATGAAGCCAAAACACTCCGTTTAATGGACACGACGGAATTCCCGAAAGAATATTTGCCGACTGCATCAAATCAAGGGGAGAACCTGAAAGACTTGCAGCAAACAGACTCCATATTCTGGACGTTTCTCAGCCCTGCGGCATTTTTTGACCCGGCAGGAAAACGGACGGGTTCTTACCAAAAAGGAAAAGACAATGTCATCGTTAACGCTAAAGGCGACAGCTATATCAGCTATGCTGATTATGCCATTGCCGTATTGGATGAACTTGAACAACCCGCACACAAAAATGAACGCTTCACAGTGGTAAGCGAAGCGGAATAA
- the ureB gene encoding urease subunit beta translates to MKPGAFQIAEGTITINEGRETREVAVKNNGSRSIQVGSHFHFAEANGALTFDREQAIGMRLDVPSGTSVRFEPGEQKTVTLVEIGGRKTIKGLNGMADTFIDERGKEKTLANLHQAGWMEGVIR, encoded by the coding sequence ATGAAGCCGGGAGCATTCCAAATTGCGGAGGGAACAATTACGATTAATGAAGGACGCGAGACACGGGAGGTAGCGGTAAAAAACAACGGATCACGCTCCATTCAAGTCGGCTCGCATTTTCATTTTGCGGAAGCCAACGGGGCATTAACATTTGACCGCGAGCAAGCGATCGGCATGCGCCTTGATGTTCCATCAGGCACGTCGGTCCGTTTTGAGCCTGGAGAGCAGAAAACGGTCACGCTTGTGGAAATCGGCGGACGAAAGACAATTAAAGGCCTAAATGGAATGGCCGACACGTTTATCGATGAACGCGGCAAAGAAAAAACGTTAGCCAATTTACATCAAGCCGGCTGGATGGAGGGTGTAATCCGATGA
- a CDS encoding GNAT family N-acetyltransferase, producing MTLRLSENKDLEAVVAIYNSTIASRMVTADTEPVTPEDRMDWFLGHTEARPLYVAENESGNVAAWISFETFYGRPAYNKTAEVSIYIDEACRGKGVGSYLLQEALRIAPELGIRSLMAFIFGHNKPSLKLFEKHGFTEWGLFPGIAEMDGNRYDLKILGRELS from the coding sequence ATGACATTGCGTCTTTCTGAGAATAAAGATCTTGAGGCTGTTGTTGCAATTTACAATTCAACGATTGCTTCTCGAATGGTAACAGCCGATACAGAACCGGTAACACCCGAAGACCGGATGGACTGGTTTCTGGGACATACAGAGGCACGTCCGCTTTATGTGGCCGAGAATGAAAGCGGGAACGTCGCCGCCTGGATCAGCTTTGAAACATTTTACGGAAGGCCGGCTTATAATAAAACAGCTGAGGTCAGCATATACATTGACGAAGCATGCCGCGGCAAAGGCGTTGGATCGTATTTGCTGCAGGAAGCGCTCCGTATTGCGCCGGAGCTTGGAATCCGCTCACTGATGGCCTTCATTTTCGGACATAATAAACCGAGTCTGAAGCTGTTTGAAAAGCACGGATTCACAGAATGGGGATTATTCCCCGGCATTGCCGAAATGGACGGCAATAGATACGATTTAAAAATTTTAGGGAGAGAGCTGTCATGA
- a CDS encoding N-acetylneuraminate synthase family protein encodes METSSLPGKVKVIAEIANAHQGKEENLKALIKAAAESGADGVKFQWFKYDCIATPCFFAYESYIKLFLNEDVWKHCIAYGKSLGLEIWVDIFDSWGAELFLHMQRDIDGIKLPTTILQSTEIMKTIGTTEKPVLIGVGGWYEEEIDQMMSLVKQHMANQLILMHGFQGYPTKLEDINLTRVQHLKERYNVQIGFADHIDAGHPLAADLPVYAFFSGASVIEKHITLDRTAKGFDYYSSLEPNEFKLMTEKLWQAHIAAGSTEVNEAERKYLSDSSLRVTANRAVKKGEIITLEKTSYKRCGNENALMPLQAEDTFPQVAAADLSLNQPITPNEIKNPRIAIAVICRLKSTRLPKKALLPIYEIPSVERCLINCLAVPGVHEVVLATSNLPEDDPLEAFTLNGNVKIVRGDPENVAERMLEAAALTKADIIIRVTGDCPAVSPEVLQYLIDRHMEKGADYTQELSSSAGISGNIITVEALQRLVQQPKPLTHTEYLSFYFLNNPSLFSINQVSLPEDLHYPSWRLTLDEPKDLELFEQIYRNLDVKNEPLYFSRIRDYLSENPHVSKINQDVSTKWIDQTSLVEEINKATTLPSDNK; translated from the coding sequence GTGGAAACTAGCAGCTTGCCGGGAAAAGTAAAAGTCATTGCTGAAATCGCAAATGCTCATCAAGGAAAAGAGGAGAATCTCAAAGCACTCATCAAGGCTGCCGCAGAAAGCGGAGCAGATGGTGTGAAATTTCAGTGGTTCAAGTATGACTGTATTGCAACGCCTTGTTTTTTCGCCTATGAATCGTATATTAAGTTATTTTTAAATGAAGACGTATGGAAACATTGTATCGCTTATGGAAAAAGCCTTGGATTAGAAATATGGGTGGATATTTTCGATTCATGGGGAGCTGAACTCTTTTTACACATGCAGCGTGACATTGATGGCATAAAGCTTCCAACAACCATTCTTCAATCCACGGAAATCATGAAAACCATCGGTACGACAGAAAAACCTGTACTTATTGGAGTTGGGGGATGGTACGAAGAAGAGATCGATCAGATGATGTCACTTGTAAAACAGCATATGGCGAATCAGCTCATTCTTATGCACGGATTTCAAGGGTATCCGACAAAATTAGAGGATATTAACCTAACACGGGTTCAACACTTAAAAGAAAGATATAACGTTCAAATTGGATTTGCGGATCACATTGACGCAGGTCATCCGCTTGCGGCCGATCTTCCTGTCTATGCATTTTTCTCAGGCGCATCTGTTATCGAAAAACATATTACCTTAGATCGGACAGCTAAAGGGTTTGATTATTATTCTTCACTAGAGCCAAACGAATTCAAACTGATGACGGAAAAGCTTTGGCAGGCCCACATTGCAGCTGGTTCAACTGAAGTAAATGAAGCCGAAAGAAAGTATTTGTCTGATTCATCATTACGTGTGACAGCCAACCGGGCTGTCAAAAAAGGAGAAATCATTACACTGGAAAAAACGAGTTACAAAAGATGCGGAAATGAGAATGCATTGATGCCTTTACAAGCTGAGGACACATTTCCCCAGGTAGCAGCTGCCGATTTATCGTTAAACCAGCCGATTACACCCAACGAGATAAAAAATCCAAGAATTGCGATCGCAGTGATATGTCGGCTAAAATCGACCCGCTTGCCGAAAAAAGCGCTACTTCCTATTTATGAAATACCATCTGTTGAGCGCTGTTTAATCAATTGCCTGGCTGTCCCTGGTGTTCATGAAGTTGTGCTGGCAACGTCGAATCTTCCTGAAGACGATCCGCTTGAAGCTTTCACTCTTAACGGAAATGTAAAAATCGTGAGAGGCGACCCCGAAAACGTGGCAGAAAGAATGCTCGAAGCCGCCGCTTTAACAAAAGCTGATATTATTATCCGTGTGACTGGTGATTGCCCAGCTGTTTCACCTGAAGTGCTTCAATATTTAATTGACCGGCACATGGAAAAAGGAGCAGATTATACTCAGGAGCTTTCAAGTTCAGCAGGAATTTCCGGTAATATCATTACAGTTGAAGCCCTTCAGCGGCTTGTGCAGCAGCCAAAACCGTTAACCCATACAGAATATCTTTCTTTTTATTTTTTAAACAACCCTTCCCTATTTTCCATCAATCAAGTCAGCCTGCCAGAAGATCTCCATTATCCATCTTGGCGTTTAACACTGGATGAACCAAAAGACTTAGAGTTGTTTGAACAAATATATCGAAACCTGGATGTCAAAAATGAACCGCTCTATTTTAGCCGGATAAGAGATTATTTATCAGAGAACCCGCACGTTTCAAAAATAAATCAAGATGTATCTACCAAATGGATAGATCAGACATCTTTAGTGGAGGAAATTAACAAAGCAACGACGTTACCGTCAGATAACAAATAA
- a CDS encoding Rrf2 family transcriptional regulator — MINSRLAVAIHILSLISMDEKASSEIIADSVNTNPVVVRRMISLLKKADILTSRAGVPGASLKKDPADISLLDVYRAVQKQEELFAVHENPNPKCPVGKKIQNALDDTFESVQKAMENELASKSLKDVMNHLF; from the coding sequence ATGATTAACAGCCGTCTTGCTGTTGCCATTCATATATTATCCCTCATTTCAATGGATGAAAAAGCATCTTCGGAAATCATCGCTGATAGCGTCAACACCAATCCGGTTGTCGTGCGAAGAATGATCAGCCTGCTGAAAAAAGCGGATATTCTCACATCACGCGCCGGAGTGCCGGGGGCAAGCCTCAAAAAAGATCCGGCTGATATTTCTCTTTTAGATGTATATCGGGCTGTCCAAAAGCAAGAAGAACTCTTTGCGGTTCATGAAAATCCGAATCCGAAATGTCCGGTAGGGAAAAAAATTCAGAACGCGCTTGATGATACGTTTGAAAGTGTGCAAAAAGCGATGGAGAATGAATTGGCAAGCAAGTCATTAAAAGATGTTATGAATCATCTCTTTTAA
- the urtE gene encoding urea ABC transporter ATP-binding subunit UrtE: MIAVSNVTSGYDQSMVLHSLSMEVRPGQIVAVLGRNGVGKSTLLKTIIGLLPAKQGDICFNQTFVQNEKAETRARAGIAYVPQGRDIFSTLTVRDNLLLGEEPLPKKSRTGQIKEEIFQWFPVLKEMLDRKGGDLSGGQQQQLAIARALMGNPKIILLDEPMEGIQPSIVELIRQVIAEISRKKEISVILVEHSLENALTCADYLYVIDRGTVVDHGKADEETARRFERHLTV, translated from the coding sequence ATGATTGCCGTCAGCAATGTAACGTCCGGATACGATCAATCGATGGTTTTGCACAGCCTCAGCATGGAGGTTCGTCCGGGGCAGATTGTCGCTGTATTAGGCCGAAACGGAGTCGGCAAATCCACTTTGCTGAAAACAATCATAGGCCTGCTTCCGGCTAAACAAGGGGATATTTGTTTTAATCAAACGTTTGTTCAAAACGAAAAAGCGGAAACACGGGCGAGAGCGGGAATTGCCTATGTTCCGCAGGGAAGAGACATTTTTTCTACCCTAACTGTTCGTGACAACCTGCTGCTCGGGGAAGAGCCGCTTCCAAAGAAGAGCCGGACAGGGCAGATTAAGGAAGAGATTTTTCAATGGTTTCCTGTTTTAAAGGAAATGCTCGACCGCAAAGGCGGCGATTTAAGCGGAGGCCAGCAGCAGCAGCTTGCAATTGCCAGAGCGTTGATGGGAAATCCAAAAATTATTTTACTTGATGAACCAATGGAAGGAATTCAGCCGTCAATTGTCGAACTAATCAGACAAGTTATTGCAGAAATTTCTAGAAAAAAAGAAATTTCCGTGATCTTAGTCGAGCACAGTTTGGAAAACGCGTTAACGTGCGCTGACTACCTTTATGTAATCGACAGGGGAACAGTTGTTGATCATGGAAAGGCCGATGAAGAAACGGCACGCCGCTTTGAACGGCATCTTACTGTATGA
- a CDS encoding DUF5362 family protein, with protein MISLDKDENEIENHNEENNPAEEEIAPAENESHQLSPSAVKSLSDIAKWGKISGILLIITGALVTLSVLVTVIGAIPGVLLIISGVFLMRSAKAAAEAEGNLAGSAGESMLENYGKFIKMQLFYAASSIVTGLIGIIIVVFMLVIIGIAAYENTDTYDDPDSYYYEDDPVFE; from the coding sequence ATGATTAGTCTGGATAAAGATGAAAACGAAATTGAAAATCATAATGAAGAGAATAACCCCGCTGAAGAGGAGATTGCGCCAGCCGAAAACGAGAGCCATCAGCTGAGCCCCTCTGCTGTCAAGTCACTGTCAGACATTGCGAAGTGGGGCAAAATTTCAGGCATTTTGCTGATCATTACAGGAGCGCTTGTCACTCTGTCTGTTTTGGTGACAGTGATCGGAGCCATTCCGGGCGTCCTGCTCATTATTTCAGGCGTCTTTTTGATGCGGTCAGCAAAAGCTGCCGCGGAAGCCGAAGGAAATCTTGCCGGCAGCGCAGGCGAAAGCATGCTTGAGAATTACGGGAAATTTATTAAAATGCAGCTGTTTTACGCGGCATCCAGTATCGTCACTGGCCTGATCGGGATTATAATAGTCGTTTTCATGCTGGTGATTATCGGCATTGCCGCTTATGAAAACACCGATACGTATGATGATCCGGATTCTTACTATTATGAGGATGATCCGGTGTTTGAATAA
- a CDS encoding MerR family transcriptional regulator: MKYQVKQVSEMAGVSIRTLHHYDDIQLLTPSALTDAGYRLYSDADLERLQQILFFKEIGFRLDEVKEMLDHPNFDRKAALQSQKDMLMKKKQRMEEMIQTIDRTLQSIEGGKLMNKRDLFAGLSMKDIEEHQKAYADEVRRLYGREIAEETEKRTSAYSSDDWRAIMAEFDSIYRRIAARMEHGPGDAEVQAAVGAFRDHICQYHYDCTLDIFRGLGDVYITDERFTHSINQYGEGLAAFLREAIIIYCDHQEKPRP, encoded by the coding sequence ATGAAATACCAAGTCAAACAAGTGTCGGAAATGGCGGGCGTCAGTATTCGGACGCTTCATCACTATGACGATATTCAGCTGCTGACCCCTTCAGCGCTTACTGACGCAGGGTATCGCTTGTACAGTGATGCAGATCTGGAAAGACTGCAGCAGATTTTATTTTTTAAGGAAATTGGGTTTCGGCTGGATGAAGTGAAAGAGATGCTGGATCATCCGAATTTTGACCGGAAAGCGGCACTTCAGTCGCAAAAGGATATGTTGATGAAGAAAAAACAAAGAATGGAAGAAATGATACAGACGATTGACAGGACACTTCAGTCCATTGAGGGAGGAAAACTTATGAATAAGCGGGATTTATTTGCCGGATTAAGCATGAAAGACATTGAAGAGCACCAGAAGGCATACGCTGATGAAGTCAGAAGGCTGTATGGAAGGGAAATCGCAGAAGAAACTGAGAAAAGGACATCTGCATATTCATCAGACGATTGGCGCGCGATCATGGCTGAATTTGATTCGATTTACAGACGAATTGCGGCGCGAATGGAACACGGGCCCGGTGATGCAGAGGTTCAGGCCGCTGTGGGGGCGTTTCGCGATCATATTTGCCAATATCATTACGATTGTACGCTCGACATTTTCAGAGGGCTAGGAGATGTGTATATCACTGACGAACGATTTACTCATTCGATCAATCAATATGGAGAAGGCCTTGCCGCTTTTTTGCGTGAGGCGATCATCATTTACTGTGACCATCAGGAAAAACCCCGGCCTTAA
- a CDS encoding DUF5362 family protein: MNPETMNKTLISISKWGKATGILFIIMGAFAALSGAFFFLIGAVPGVLQIIAGIFLMRSAKEAGQMAEQNSGQSEDLMLENYAKFVKMQGIYLIVSIAVSILAIIAFFIFLMLGIADGIFSDYNTYSTY; this comes from the coding sequence ATGAATCCTGAAACAATGAACAAAACCCTCATTAGCATTTCGAAATGGGGAAAAGCAACAGGCATTCTATTTATTATTATGGGCGCATTTGCCGCGCTTTCAGGCGCGTTCTTTTTTCTGATTGGTGCCGTGCCGGGTGTACTGCAAATTATTGCAGGAATCTTTTTGATGCGGTCAGCCAAAGAAGCAGGCCAAATGGCAGAACAAAATAGCGGACAGTCTGAGGATTTAATGCTGGAGAATTACGCAAAATTCGTGAAGATGCAAGGGATTTATTTAATCGTAAGCATCGCTGTATCCATTCTTGCGATTATCGCCTTCTTCATCTTTTTAATGCTCGGGATTGCTGACGGCATTTTCAGCGATTATAATACGTACAGCACTTATTAA
- the cls gene encoding cardiolipin synthase has translation MSISSILLSLFFILNILLAIIVIFKERRDASASWAWLLVLFFIPVLGFILYLLFGHNLRRKHLFQWEDRKKIGIERLLKHQLEDLETKQFQFNNRATFDNKDLIYMLIMNNHAVFTEDNSVDVITDGRDKFQRLLNDISKAKDHIHLQYYIYKGDELGKKLRDALIQKAKEGVQVRVLYDELGSRTLRKKFFKELREAGGHVEVFFPSKLRPINLRLNYRNHRKLVIIDGMTGYVGGFNVGDEYLGLNPKFGYWRDTHIRLQGTAVHAIQTRFILDWNQASHHHTLTYIPNHFPDYGPKGNVGMQIVTSGPDSEWEQIKNGYIKMISNAKRSILIQTPYFIPDASLLDALRIACLSGVDVNIMIPNKPDHAFVYWATLSYIGDLLKAGATVYIYDNGFIHAKTIVVDDEIASVGTANIDVRSFRLNFEVNAFIYDITIAKKLVSTFKEDLLVSRKFTYEEYLQRPLWIRIKESVSRLLSPIL, from the coding sequence GTGAGTATTTCTTCCATCCTTTTATCACTTTTTTTCATTTTGAATATTCTTTTGGCCATCATTGTCATTTTCAAAGAACGGCGCGATGCCAGTGCATCTTGGGCGTGGCTGCTTGTTCTTTTCTTTATTCCCGTTTTAGGCTTTATTTTATACTTATTATTCGGCCATAATCTCAGGCGCAAGCATTTGTTTCAATGGGAGGACCGAAAAAAGATCGGAATTGAAAGGCTGCTGAAGCATCAGCTAGAAGATTTAGAAACGAAGCAATTTCAGTTCAACAACCGGGCAACCTTTGATAACAAAGATTTAATCTATATGCTGATCATGAATAATCATGCTGTGTTTACAGAGGATAATTCGGTTGACGTGATCACAGACGGACGGGATAAGTTTCAGCGGCTGCTGAATGACATTTCGAAGGCTAAGGATCATATCCACTTACAATATTATATTTATAAAGGTGATGAATTAGGCAAAAAATTACGAGACGCTCTCATTCAAAAAGCGAAAGAAGGCGTTCAGGTCAGGGTGCTTTATGATGAACTCGGGTCCAGAACGCTGAGAAAAAAGTTTTTCAAAGAGCTTCGTGAGGCCGGCGGGCATGTGGAGGTCTTTTTTCCTTCAAAGCTCAGGCCGATTAACCTGCGGCTGAATTACCGGAATCACCGCAAGCTTGTCATCATAGACGGCATGACCGGTTATGTCGGAGGATTTAACGTCGGAGATGAGTATCTCGGGCTAAATCCGAAATTCGGCTATTGGCGTGATACGCATATCCGTCTGCAAGGAACGGCCGTGCACGCCATCCAGACACGTTTCATTCTTGACTGGAACCAAGCTTCCCATCACCATACGCTGACATATATTCCGAACCACTTCCCTGATTACGGCCCTAAAGGCAACGTCGGGATGCAGATTGTCACGAGCGGACCGGATTCGGAATGGGAACAAATTAAAAACGGCTACATTAAAATGATTTCGAATGCCAAGCGTTCCATTTTAATTCAAACGCCTTACTTCATCCCGGACGCAAGCCTGCTGGACGCTTTGAGAATCGCGTGCCTGTCGGGCGTTGACGTCAACATTATGATTCCGAACAAGCCTGATCATGCCTTTGTATATTGGGCGACACTTTCGTACATTGGCGATCTGCTGAAAGCCGGAGCCACTGTCTATATTTACGATAATGGCTTTATTCACGCGAAAACCATTGTAGTGGATGACGAAATTGCATCAGTCGGCACAGCGAACATCGATGTCCGAAGCTTCAGGCTGAATTTTGAGGTGAATGCATTTATTTATGATATCACCATTGCGAAAAAACTGGTTTCTACATTTAAAGAAGATTTGCTCGTATCGAGAAAATTCACCTACGAGGAGTACCTGCAGCGCCCCTTGTGGATTCGAATCAAAGAATCCGTCTCGCGGCTGTTGTCGCCGATTTTATAA